One genomic segment of Bradyrhizobium prioriisuperbiae includes these proteins:
- the clpA gene encoding ATP-dependent Clp protease ATP-binding subunit ClpA: MPTFSQSLEQSLHRALAIANERHHQYATLEHLLLSLIDDSDAAAVMRACNVDLDKLRASLVNYLETEFENLVAEGGDDAKPTAGFQRVIQRAVIHVQSSGREEVTGANVLIAIFAERESHAAYFLQEQDMTRYDAVNYISHGIAKRPGVSESRPVRGVDEETEHKNDGDSKKKGDALETYCVNLNKKARDGKIDPVIGRTAEINRAIQVLCRRQKNNPLFVGEAGVGKTAIAEGLAKRIVESDVPEVLSAATVFSLDMGTLLAGTRYRGDFEERLKQVIKELEAHPNAILFIDEIHTVIGAGATSGGAMDASNLLKPALASGTIRCMGSTTYKEYRQHFEKDRALVRRFQKIDVNEPSVADAIGILKGLKPYFEDYHKLKYTAEAIEAAVNLSARYIHDRKLPDKAIDVIDESGAAQMLVPENKRKKTIGLKEIETTIATMARIPPKSVSKDDAEVLKHLESTLKRVVFGQDKAIEALTAAIKLARAGLREPEKPIGSYLFSGPTGVGKTEVAKQLADSLGVELLRFDMSEYMERHTVSRLIGAPPGYVGFDQGGLLTDGVDQHPHCVVLLDEIEKAHPDLYNVLLQIMDHGRLTDHNGKQVNFRNVILIMTTNAGAADLARQAFGFTRNKREGDDAEAINRQFAPEFRNRLDAIVSFGHLNAEVIGMVVEKFVLQLEAQLADRDVTIELSEPAKAWLIQHGYDEQMGARPMARVIQEHIKKPLADELLFGKLKGGGHVRVVLIKDENDQDKIGFDFVEGPVTPKPEKLPGARKRAAARKPKGGSDDDGPKGASKGPLVKA; the protein is encoded by the coding sequence ATGCCGACTTTTTCTCAGAGCCTTGAACAATCCTTGCATCGTGCACTGGCGATCGCCAATGAGCGCCATCATCAGTACGCGACGCTCGAACATCTCCTGCTCTCGCTGATCGACGATTCCGACGCCGCCGCGGTGATGCGCGCCTGCAACGTGGATCTCGACAAGCTGCGCGCCAGCCTCGTCAACTATCTTGAGACCGAGTTCGAAAATCTGGTGGCGGAGGGCGGCGACGATGCCAAGCCGACCGCGGGGTTCCAGCGGGTGATCCAGCGCGCGGTCATTCACGTGCAGTCGTCGGGACGCGAAGAGGTCACCGGCGCCAACGTGCTGATCGCGATCTTCGCCGAGCGCGAAAGCCATGCTGCGTATTTCCTGCAGGAGCAGGACATGACGCGCTACGACGCGGTCAATTACATCAGCCACGGCATTGCCAAGCGTCCTGGTGTCTCGGAATCTCGCCCGGTGCGCGGCGTTGACGAGGAGACCGAGCACAAGAACGACGGCGACAGCAAGAAGAAGGGCGACGCGCTCGAGACCTATTGCGTCAACCTGAACAAGAAGGCGCGCGACGGCAAGATCGACCCGGTGATCGGGCGGACCGCAGAGATCAACCGCGCCATCCAGGTGCTGTGCCGCCGCCAGAAGAACAATCCGCTGTTCGTCGGCGAAGCGGGCGTCGGCAAGACGGCGATCGCCGAAGGCCTCGCCAAGCGCATTGTCGAGAGTGACGTGCCGGAAGTGCTGAGCGCCGCGACCGTGTTCTCGCTGGACATGGGCACGCTGCTGGCCGGAACCCGCTATCGCGGCGATTTCGAGGAGCGGCTGAAGCAGGTCATCAAGGAACTGGAAGCGCATCCGAATGCGATCCTGTTTATTGACGAAATCCACACCGTGATCGGCGCTGGCGCCACCTCCGGTGGCGCGATGGATGCGTCCAACCTGCTCAAGCCGGCGCTGGCCTCGGGCACCATCCGTTGCATGGGCTCGACCACCTACAAGGAATACCGCCAGCACTTCGAAAAGGATCGCGCGCTGGTGCGCCGGTTCCAGAAGATCGACGTCAATGAGCCGTCGGTCGCGGATGCCATCGGCATTCTGAAGGGGCTGAAGCCGTACTTCGAGGACTATCACAAGCTGAAATACACTGCCGAGGCGATCGAAGCCGCGGTGAACCTGTCGGCGCGCTACATCCATGACCGCAAGCTGCCGGACAAAGCGATTGACGTGATCGACGAATCCGGCGCGGCGCAGATGCTGGTGCCGGAAAACAAGCGCAAGAAGACCATCGGCCTGAAGGAAATCGAGACCACGATCGCGACCATGGCGCGGATTCCGCCCAAGAGCGTATCGAAGGACGATGCCGAGGTGCTCAAGCACTTGGAATCGACGCTCAAGCGCGTGGTGTTCGGCCAGGATAAGGCGATCGAGGCCCTGACGGCGGCGATCAAGCTGGCGCGGGCGGGCCTGCGCGAGCCGGAGAAGCCGATCGGCTCCTATTTGTTCTCGGGCCCGACCGGCGTCGGCAAGACCGAAGTTGCCAAGCAACTCGCGGACTCGCTCGGTGTCGAGCTGCTGCGCTTCGACATGTCCGAGTACATGGAGCGGCATACGGTCTCGCGCCTGATCGGCGCGCCTCCCGGCTATGTCGGTTTCGACCAGGGCGGTTTGCTCACGGATGGCGTCGACCAGCATCCGCATTGCGTGGTGCTGCTGGACGAGATCGAGAAGGCGCATCCTGATCTGTACAACGTGCTGCTGCAGATCATGGACCATGGCCGCCTGACCGATCACAACGGCAAGCAGGTCAACTTCCGCAACGTGATCCTGATCATGACCACCAATGCGGGTGCAGCGGATCTGGCGCGTCAGGCGTTTGGCTTCACCCGCAACAAGCGGGAAGGCGACGACGCAGAGGCCATCAATCGCCAGTTCGCGCCGGAATTCCGCAACCGTCTCGATGCCATCGTGTCGTTCGGTCACTTGAACGCCGAAGTCATCGGCATGGTGGTCGAGAAGTTCGTGCTGCAACTCGAGGCGCAACTGGCGGATCGCGACGTCACCATCGAACTGTCCGAGCCCGCCAAGGCCTGGCTGATCCAGCACGGTTATGACGAGCAGATGGGTGCCCGGCCGATGGCGCGGGTGATCCAGGAGCACATCAAGAAGCCGCTGGCGGACGAATTGCTGTTCGGCAAGCTCAAGGGCGGTGGCCACGTCCGCGTCGTGCTCATCAAGGACGAGAACGATCAGGACAAGATCGGCTTCGACTTTGTCGAGGGGCCGGTCACGCCGAAGCCGGAGAAGCTGCCCGGTGCGCGCAAGCGCGCGGCCGCACGCAAGCCGAAAGGTGGCTCGGATGACGATGGCCCGAAGGGCGCCAGCAAGGGCCCCCTTGTGAAGGCCTGA
- the clpS gene encoding ATP-dependent Clp protease adapter ClpS, protein MSGDEGRPGGPNVPGISVITKVKPRTKRPSLYRVLILNDDYTPMEFVVHVLERFFNKDVEAATQIMLHVHHHGIGECGVFTYEIAETKVTQVMDFARKHQHPLQCVMEKK, encoded by the coding sequence ATGAGCGGCGATGAGGGCCGCCCCGGCGGCCCCAACGTGCCGGGTATTTCCGTCATCACCAAGGTCAAGCCGCGCACCAAACGGCCGAGCCTCTACCGCGTGTTGATTCTCAACGACGATTACACGCCGATGGAATTCGTCGTTCATGTTTTAGAACGTTTCTTCAACAAGGATGTTGAAGCTGCGACCCAGATCATGCTGCATGTTCATCACCATGGGATCGGCGAATGCGGTGTGTTCACTTACGAAATAGCCGAGACCAAAGTGACGCAGGTGATGGATTTTGCGCGCAAGCACCAACATCCTTTGCAATGCGTGATGGAAAAGAAGTAG